A genomic stretch from Desulfovibrio porci includes:
- a CDS encoding pilus assembly FimT family protein — MTAEAERARGFTLLELLVVLLIAGILLGIGIGAVSTGKNALSGAAQLLVTAALTARSRAMLCNAPVTLRLSPGALAVSGGPESLWEKEFPRGVEAVSVNSRPLAGGARSVVFQPLGLVREQVVVLRSDAAELSVYVPATGSPRVLEGRYTLERIRKEYL, encoded by the coding sequence TTGACCGCTGAAGCGGAGCGCGCGCGGGGCTTTACCCTGCTTGAGCTGCTGGTCGTGCTGCTGATCGCCGGCATTTTGCTCGGCATCGGCATCGGCGCGGTTTCCACGGGAAAAAACGCCCTGAGCGGCGCCGCGCAACTGCTGGTCACCGCCGCGCTCACGGCGCGCAGCCGGGCCATGCTGTGCAACGCCCCGGTGACGTTGCGGCTTTCGCCGGGCGCGCTGGCCGTGAGCGGCGGCCCGGAGAGTCTTTGGGAAAAGGAGTTCCCGCGCGGGGTGGAAGCCGTGTCCGTCAACAGCAGGCCGTTGGCCGGAGGCGCGCGCTCCGTTGTTTTCCAGCCGTTGGGCCTGGTGCGGGAACAGGTGGTGGTGCTGCGCTCGGATGCCGCCGAGCTTTCGGTCTATGTTCCGGCCACGGGCAGCCCCCGTGTGCTGGAAGGCCGGTATACCCTGGAGCGGATTCGTAAGGAGTATTTATGA
- a CDS encoding tetratricopeptide repeat protein translates to MSVAERRPFARCRSLAAPAARLGMALILLAALGCAAGPRRAASTSVPPQNVDAAVNAYTRGDCRESIRLFSATLHGQEHPALLNGLGMAQLQCRQARNAVDSLQRAVSLSPDSAALHTNLATAFFALGEYRKAEREFDAALRLDSANPEALVGKAGIMLRKKQPEKALKLLSQVSGNEAAAPEMLYDRALALYQMGLAADAESILQRYADVHPHDAEAQNALGVVTLGLKKLDQAKAHLDRAVALMPEQGIYYYNRGVVLKAKKDFPAAVEDYSRAIAFMPELAEAYVDRGDLRFLLREPEAGCKDLKKACDLGQCERFRKFQEAGRCRAEFWQ, encoded by the coding sequence ATGAGTGTTGCAGAACGCCGCCCGTTTGCGCGTTGTCGGAGCCTTGCCGCACCGGCGGCCCGGCTTGGCATGGCTTTGATTTTGCTGGCGGCTCTGGGTTGCGCCGCAGGCCCCCGGCGGGCCGCGTCCACGTCCGTGCCGCCGCAGAACGTGGACGCGGCGGTCAACGCCTACACGCGGGGCGACTGCCGCGAAAGCATCCGTCTGTTCAGCGCGACCCTGCATGGACAGGAGCATCCCGCTCTGCTCAACGGCCTGGGCATGGCTCAACTGCAGTGCAGGCAAGCGCGGAATGCCGTGGACAGCCTGCAGCGGGCGGTTTCGCTTTCGCCGGATTCAGCGGCCCTGCATACCAACCTGGCCACGGCTTTTTTTGCTCTGGGCGAGTACCGCAAGGCCGAGCGCGAGTTCGACGCGGCCCTGCGTCTGGATTCCGCCAATCCCGAGGCCCTGGTGGGCAAGGCGGGCATCATGCTGCGCAAAAAACAGCCGGAAAAGGCCCTGAAGCTGCTTTCGCAGGTCAGCGGGAACGAGGCCGCCGCCCCGGAGATGCTCTATGACCGCGCACTGGCTCTGTATCAGATGGGCCTTGCCGCGGACGCGGAAAGCATTTTGCAGCGTTACGCCGACGTTCACCCCCATGACGCGGAAGCCCAAAACGCGCTGGGGGTCGTCACGTTGGGCCTCAAAAAGCTTGATCAGGCCAAGGCGCATCTGGATCGGGCCGTCGCCCTGATGCCGGAACAGGGCATTTACTATTACAACCGGGGCGTGGTGCTGAAAGCGAAAAAGGATTTCCCGGCGGCGGTGGAGGATTACAGCCGGGCCATCGCCTTTATGCCGGAACTGGCCGAAGCCTATGTGGACCGCGGCGACCTGCGTTTTTTGCTCCGCGAGCCTGAAGCGGGTTGCAAAGATTTGAAAAAAGCCTGCGACCTGGGCCAATGCGAGCGCTTCAGAAAATTCCAGGAGGCCGGGCGCTGCCGTGCGGAATTCTGGCAATAG
- the gspG gene encoding type II secretion system major pseudopilin GspG — protein sequence MARDCGTREAKEARRPVRPDSGFTLLELMIVIVILGILGAIVAPRLMDEPDKARVVQARLQIENLATAVKKFYLDNGFYPTTEQGLEALVSRPSTGRIPKNYPPNGYISKIPKDPWNNDYIYTAPGRKTPFEIMSLGADGAEGGEGYAADVWNEDVPLDR from the coding sequence ATGGCAAGAGATTGCGGAACAAGAGAGGCGAAAGAGGCGCGCCGCCCCGTGCGGCCGGACAGCGGCTTCACCCTGCTGGAGCTGATGATCGTCATTGTGATTCTGGGCATTCTGGGGGCCATCGTGGCCCCGCGCCTGATGGACGAGCCGGACAAGGCCCGCGTGGTGCAGGCCAGGCTGCAGATTGAAAATCTGGCCACGGCCGTGAAGAAATTTTATTTGGACAACGGCTTTTATCCCACCACCGAGCAGGGCCTGGAGGCTCTGGTCAGCCGTCCGTCCACCGGCAGAATTCCCAAGAATTATCCGCCCAACGGCTACATTTCAAAAATCCCCAAGGATCCCTGGAACAACGACTATATCTATACCGCGCCGGGCCGCAAAACGCCTTTTGAGATCATGAGCCTTGGGGCCGACGGCGCGGAAGGCGGCGAAGGCTATGCCGCCGACGTCTGGAACGAGGACGTGCCGCTTGACCGCTGA
- a CDS encoding amidohydrolase, translated as MAFRMKTLFCAMGLALVLGGGGPAHAAALKADTVYHGGNIYTVTEDFHKPSALDKPHMAEVVATLGGKIVFVGSEAQARTQGFFDPNNVGKIVDLKGKSMLPGFVDGHSHFPNQGRIDLFQVNLNSPPIGAMNSIVEDYIPALAARAAQTEKGKVVDGVGYDDTLVKERRHPTKEDLDKASLDHPIVVLHTSEHLRAANSLALKNSGIDSKDINADGVYVRNGVEYPGVRTRKAADGSWELTGVFAESAAMGLLSAGDAPAVTNKGVKAVARTSQVYAAAGVTTADQGAGTFAMPAGFGPDGKITSYTGYNLGEVQGGLQQGVMDIRLILHPFGYMNIGNIFDLGEVSRMSLGWTGDGYKVKGADSPSVGDDITSLSLKNVQGGEAPKGLPADRIFLGAWKFVYDGSNQGYTGYFKTPGYWDPAWGGYEPGYNGLPSAVTYSREKLEEMVDFYHAMAEPIEIHTNGSQASEDFITAVEKAVAAHPDVKDTRHTSIHAQMMERQHIERLVGDYSKLDATRDMYNNLSGTAVDTGLRAALGNGQLMRDQNLINSYFINHAYFWGDRHLEIFMGPGRGKNMNPAGWSVAMDNLYTFHNDTTVTPISPLRSLQSAVERRSAPTSLGAGGTLVSGQGKDLDAVASYPEVKGGAEKPFWNYDQRINVLQALHGLTIVPAYQNRIEDRVGSIATGKFADFVILDQSPFNAAPGQLAAIRVASTIVGDKVVYGVLPDSESFVSQLNVAYMQPNGVTPSNFQYEVIDSATAEKKYASLPKGSNRFGTFSFTCEAPAGKSAVFQMNFLGNNATVSEFSLYKLSENRAATYTYGMPSNDELPVASGKWWIADIDAPTRALEPSDTLVMDHSYIAFFVIADDDPVFDADKSSGKIADPVALASTGPLPRNGRGGSPAGGGDGSGGGCTVGSTPAYDLLFLLLGLGMIAAIRIWRGRGNA; from the coding sequence ATGGCATTTCGGATGAAAACTTTGTTCTGCGCCATGGGTCTGGCGCTGGTTCTCGGCGGCGGAGGGCCGGCGCACGCGGCGGCGCTGAAGGCCGATACAGTGTATCATGGCGGAAACATCTATACTGTTACAGAAGACTTTCATAAGCCGTCCGCCCTGGACAAACCCCACATGGCTGAAGTCGTCGCGACGCTGGGCGGAAAAATCGTATTTGTCGGAAGCGAGGCGCAGGCCAGGACGCAAGGATTTTTCGACCCGAACAATGTCGGCAAAATCGTTGACCTCAAGGGCAAGTCCATGCTGCCCGGTTTTGTGGACGGGCACAGCCACTTCCCCAATCAGGGCCGGATCGATCTCTTTCAGGTCAACCTGAACAGCCCGCCCATCGGCGCCATGAACAGCATTGTTGAGGACTACATCCCGGCGCTGGCGGCGCGAGCGGCCCAGACCGAAAAGGGCAAGGTGGTCGACGGCGTGGGTTATGACGACACGCTGGTCAAGGAGCGCCGCCACCCCACCAAGGAGGATCTCGACAAGGCGAGCCTCGACCATCCCATCGTGGTGCTGCATACCTCCGAGCATCTGCGCGCCGCAAACAGCCTTGCGCTCAAGAACTCCGGCATTGACTCCAAAGATATCAACGCCGACGGCGTGTATGTGAGGAACGGCGTCGAATACCCCGGCGTGCGGACCCGCAAGGCCGCCGACGGCTCCTGGGAACTGACGGGCGTCTTCGCGGAATCGGCGGCCATGGGCCTTCTCAGCGCGGGTGACGCCCCGGCCGTGACCAACAAGGGCGTGAAGGCCGTGGCCCGCACGTCGCAGGTCTATGCGGCGGCGGGCGTGACCACCGCCGACCAGGGCGCGGGAACCTTCGCCATGCCCGCAGGTTTCGGCCCCGACGGCAAGATTACGTCGTACACCGGGTACAACCTCGGCGAAGTGCAGGGCGGCCTTCAGCAGGGCGTCATGGACATACGTCTTATCCTGCACCCCTTCGGCTACATGAATATCGGGAATATCTTCGATCTCGGCGAAGTTTCCCGCATGTCCCTCGGCTGGACCGGCGACGGCTACAAGGTAAAAGGCGCTGATTCGCCTTCCGTCGGTGACGACATCACCAGCCTGAGCCTGAAAAACGTGCAGGGCGGCGAAGCGCCCAAAGGCTTGCCCGCGGACCGCATTTTCCTGGGCGCCTGGAAGTTCGTGTATGACGGTTCGAACCAGGGCTATACCGGCTATTTCAAGACGCCCGGCTACTGGGACCCTGCGTGGGGCGGGTATGAACCCGGCTACAACGGTCTGCCGAGCGCCGTGACCTATTCCAGGGAAAAGCTGGAAGAGATGGTCGATTTCTACCACGCCATGGCCGAGCCGATCGAAATCCACACCAACGGCAGCCAGGCGTCGGAAGACTTCATCACAGCGGTGGAAAAAGCCGTTGCGGCCCATCCTGACGTCAAGGATACGCGCCACACGTCGATCCATGCCCAGATGATGGAACGCCAGCATATCGAACGTCTTGTGGGCGACTATTCCAAGCTCGACGCCACCAGGGACATGTACAACAACCTGTCCGGCACCGCCGTGGATACCGGCCTGCGCGCCGCCCTCGGCAACGGGCAGCTGATGCGCGATCAGAACCTGATCAACTCCTACTTCATCAATCATGCGTATTTCTGGGGCGACCGCCATCTGGAAATCTTCATGGGGCCCGGCCGCGGCAAGAACATGAATCCCGCAGGCTGGAGCGTCGCCATGGACAACCTGTACACGTTCCATAACGACACCACCGTGACTCCGATTTCGCCGCTCCGCAGCCTCCAGTCGGCTGTGGAACGCCGTTCCGCTCCCACATCGCTCGGCGCGGGCGGCACGCTGGTCAGCGGCCAGGGCAAGGACCTCGACGCCGTCGCCTCTTATCCCGAAGTGAAGGGCGGCGCGGAAAAACCCTTCTGGAACTACGACCAGCGCATCAACGTCCTGCAGGCCCTGCACGGCCTCACCATTGTGCCCGCCTACCAGAACCGCATTGAGGACCGGGTGGGCTCCATCGCGACCGGCAAGTTCGCCGACTTCGTCATTCTCGACCAGAGCCCGTTCAATGCCGCTCCCGGACAATTGGCCGCAATACGCGTGGCTTCCACCATTGTGGGCGACAAGGTCGTGTACGGCGTGCTGCCCGATTCCGAAAGCTTCGTTTCGCAGCTCAACGTCGCGTACATGCAGCCCAATGGCGTGACTCCGTCCAATTTCCAGTATGAAGTCATTGATTCGGCCACGGCCGAGAAAAAGTATGCCTCGCTCCCCAAGGGGAGCAACCGCTTTGGAACCTTCTCCTTCACATGCGAGGCGCCCGCGGGCAAGAGCGCCGTCTTTCAGATGAATTTTCTGGGCAACAACGCCACGGTCAGCGAATTCAGCCTGTACAAGCTGAGCGAAAACCGGGCCGCCACCTACACTTACGGAATGCCTTCCAACGACGAACTGCCCGTTGCTTCGGGCAAGTGGTGGATCGCCGACATCGACGCGCCGACCAGAGCTCTTGAGCCTTCCGACACTCTGGTGATGGATCATAGCTACATCGCGTTCTTCGTCATTGCGGACGATGACCCGGTCTTCGACGCGGACAAATCCTCCGGCAAAATTGCGGATCCGGTGGCTCTTGCCAGCACGGGTCCGCTTCCCCGGAACGGCCGGGGCGGCTCTCCCGCCGGCGGCGGCGACGGAAGCGGAGGCGGATGCACCGTCGGCTCCACGCCGGCGTATGATCTGCTGTTCCTCCTGCTCGGACTGGGCATGATAGCCGCCATCCGCATATGGCGCGGACGCGGCAACGCATAG
- a CDS encoding type II secretion system minor pseudopilin — MRKKSKRAETRAAEGERGAVLILVLFVLAGLAVLTVEFSRDTLLDRALSTTSRSILASKLLLESGGQLAATVLVRNNQAALPDHPRKEWGRFAWLLQKLSAELRGSELSGSIEDENSFFPVNALFYERPSEKARAEQYAALFTRLLATVMVLHGFEGDMEAARQRAGDFMASLRQWGGAAPLDEESRRWYLAQKPVCLPPGRPPRSLDEFLLMRWPGLDQADAAGRAWIRQVLLGGAGLPGLLEHLTLWSRGPMNINTLRPAVLAALVEDPNQIKAFVSAITRYRDDSGNRLDEDWYDGIFSAHSVPMLPPDMLDTRSRWFRLHLTAGQGARKNRLTAVGWVTNTYMNWQYRVVE; from the coding sequence ATGAGGAAGAAAAGTAAGCGGGCGGAAACACGCGCCGCTGAAGGCGAAAGAGGCGCGGTGCTGATTCTGGTGCTTTTTGTGCTGGCGGGCCTGGCCGTGCTGACGGTGGAATTCAGCCGGGATACCTTGCTGGACCGCGCGCTTTCCACCACCAGCCGGTCCATTCTGGCTTCCAAGCTGCTGCTGGAGAGCGGCGGGCAACTGGCGGCCACAGTGCTGGTCCGGAACAATCAGGCGGCCCTGCCGGACCATCCGCGCAAGGAATGGGGGCGCTTCGCCTGGCTGCTGCAAAAACTTTCGGCGGAACTGCGCGGCAGCGAGCTGAGCGGTTCCATTGAGGACGAAAACAGCTTTTTCCCGGTCAACGCCCTGTTTTACGAGCGCCCCTCGGAAAAGGCCAGGGCGGAGCAGTATGCCGCGCTGTTCACCCGCCTGCTGGCGACAGTGATGGTGCTGCACGGGTTTGAGGGCGACATGGAGGCCGCCCGGCAACGCGCCGGGGATTTTATGGCTTCGCTCAGGCAGTGGGGCGGGGCCGCGCCGCTGGATGAGGAGTCCCGGCGCTGGTATCTGGCGCAAAAGCCGGTCTGCCTGCCGCCGGGCAGGCCGCCGCGCAGCCTGGACGAATTTCTGCTCATGCGCTGGCCGGGCCTGGATCAGGCGGACGCGGCCGGGCGGGCCTGGATCAGGCAGGTGCTGCTGGGCGGGGCGGGTCTGCCCGGCCTGCTGGAGCACCTGACGCTCTGGAGCCGCGGACCCATGAACATCAACACCCTGCGCCCGGCGGTGCTGGCGGCCCTGGTGGAGGATCCCAACCAGATCAAGGCCTTTGTCAGTGCCATCACGCGCTACAGGGACGATTCCGGCAACAGGCTGGACGAAGACTGGTATGACGGCATTTTTTCCGCCCACAGCGTGCCCATGCTTCCACCGGACATGCTGGACACCCGCAGCCGCTGGTTCCGGCTGCACCTGACGGCGGGTCAGGGGGCCAGAAAAAACCGGCTGACGGCCGTGGGCTGGGTCACCAATACCTATATGAACTGGCAGTACAGAGTGGTTGAATAG
- a CDS encoding JDVT-CTERM system glutamic-type intramembrane protease translates to MRNSGNSPLAGQKAGLPGHAPPGLLRDLLRGLARACAWGRLRQALRDRRTWAAFALGGVGLFFSPGPMPPLWRLACAALAEEATWRALLQREAEARWPGGFGGAVLTRGNILVSLLFAAAHAVTQPVLMAALTFFPSLVLGALWTRHGSLWLCAGLHFWYNLVFFAEVVSS, encoded by the coding sequence GTGCGGAATTCTGGCAATAGCCCCCTCGCGGGGCAAAAGGCCGGGCTGCCCGGCCATGCCCCGCCCGGCCTCTTGCGTGATCTGCTGCGCGGCCTTGCCCGCGCCTGCGCATGGGGGCGGCTGCGGCAAGCCCTGCGCGACCGCCGGACCTGGGCGGCTTTCGCTCTGGGCGGCGTGGGTCTTTTTTTCAGCCCCGGCCCCATGCCGCCCCTTTGGCGGCTGGCCTGCGCGGCTCTGGCCGAAGAAGCGACCTGGCGGGCGCTCTTGCAGCGGGAAGCCGAAGCCCGTTGGCCGGGAGGTTTTGGCGGTGCTGTCCTGACCCGTGGCAATATACTGGTTTCACTGCTTTTTGCGGCGGCGCACGCCGTTACGCAGCCCGTGCTGATGGCCGCGCTGACTTTTTTCCCTTCCCTTGTCCTGGGCGCGCTCTGGACGCGTCACGGTTCGCTCTGGCTCTGCGCGGGTCTGCATTTCTGGTACAATCTCGTTTTTTTTGCGGAGGTCGTCTCATCATAA